A window of the Canis lupus baileyi chromosome 8, mCanLup2.hap1, whole genome shotgun sequence genome harbors these coding sequences:
- the WIPI2 gene encoding WD repeat domain phosphoinositide-interacting protein 2 isoform X4 gives MVALPLGGPPFSRSWGGTLCADLLSQPLPERSLAVGSKSGYKFFSLSSVDKLEQIYECTDTEDVCIVERLFSSSLVAIVSLKAPRKLKVCHFKKGTEICNYSYSNTILAVKLNRQRLIVCLEESLYIHNIRDMKVLHTIRETPPNPAGLCALSIHNDNGYLAYPGSATIGEVQVFDTMNLRAANMIPAHDSPLAALAFDASGTKLATASEKGTVIRVFSIPEGQKLFEFRRGVKRCVSICSLAFSMDSMFLSASSNTETVHIFKLETVKEKPQEEPTTWTGYFGKVLMASTSYLPSQVTEMFNQGRAFATVRLPFCGHKNICSLATIQKIPRLLVGASDGYLYMYNLDPQEGGECTLMKQHKLDGSMETTNEILDSASHDCPLVTQTYNTTVATGVAHPASAVRELFPSSLFAEENLRPVRRKAPTYSAAVFLTFMNFGK, from the exons GTCCCTAGCTGTTGGTAGTAAGTCCGGTTAtaaatttttctccctttcttctgtgGATAAGCTGGAACAGATCTATGAATGCA CTGATACGGAAGATGTGTGCATTGTAGAGAGATTGTTTTCAAGCAGCTTAGTGGCCATCGTCAGCCTCAAAGCTCCTAGAAAGCTAAAAGTTTGCCATTTTAAGAAAGGAACTGAGATCTGCAACTACAGCTACTCAAATACCATACTGGCCGTGAAGCTGAACCGACAG AGGCTGATAGTTTGCCTGGAGGAGTCTCTCTATATACACAACATTCGGGACATGAAAGTACTGCACACGATCAGGGAAACCCCTCCAAACCCTGCAG GCTTGTGTGCACTGTCGATACACAACGACAATGGTTACTTGGCATACCCAGGCAGTGCCACTATTGGAGAGGTGCAGGTCTTCGACACCATGAATTTG AGAGCTGCAAACATGATCCCAGCTCACGACAGTCCTTTGGCAGCACTGGCGTTTGATGCCAGTGGAACCAAGCTTGCCACTGCCTCCGAGAAG GGGACCGTGATTAGAGTATTCTCCATTCCAGAGGGACAAAAACTCTTTGAGTTCCGGAGAGGAGTTAAGAG GTGTGTGAGCATCTGCTCCTTGGCCTTCAGCATGGACAGCATGTTCCTCTCTGCATCTAGCAACACTGAGACTGTGCACATCTTCAAACTTGAGACTGTGAAAGAAAA ACCTCAGGAGGAGCCCACCACCTGGACTGGGTACTTCGGGAAGGTACTCATGGCTTCCACCAGCTACTTGCCCTCCCAAGTAACAGAAATGTTCAACCAGGGCAGAGCCTTTGCCACAGTTCGCCTGCCTTTCTGTGGCCACAAGAACATCTGCTCACTGGCCAC AATTCAGAAGATTCCCCGACTACTGGTGGGAGCTTCCGACGGGTACTTGTACATGTATAACCTGGACCCCCAGGAAGGAGGCGAGTGTACCCTGATGAAACAGCACAA GTTGGATGGAAGCATGGAGACAACCAATGAAATCTTAGACTCAGCCTCTCACGACTGCCCCTTAGTGACTCAGACCTACAACACAACTGTCGCCACAG GTGTCGCGCATCCAGCATCAGCAGTTCGAGAACTATTCCCATCCTCCCTGTTCGCTGAGGAAAATTTGCGGCCTGTCCGTCGGAAAGCTCCTACTTACTCTGCAGCCGTCTTTTTGACATTtatgaattttggaaaataa
- the WIPI2 gene encoding WD repeat domain phosphoinositide-interacting protein 2 isoform X6, whose translation MNAGVYKEPPRELDDVKEEQGGPPFERSRETRRTVCPRLLSADTEDVCIVERLFSSSLVAIVSLKAPRKLKVCHFKKGTEICNYSYSNTILAVKLNRQRLIVCLEESLYIHNIRDMKVLHTIRETPPNPAGLCALSIHNDNGYLAYPGSATIGEVQVFDTMNLRAANMIPAHDSPLAALAFDASGTKLATASEKGTVIRVFSIPEGQKLFEFRRGVKRCVSICSLAFSMDSMFLSASSNTETVHIFKLETVKEKPQEEPTTWTGYFGKVLMASTSYLPSQVTEMFNQGRAFATVRLPFCGHKNICSLATIQKIPRLLVGASDGYLYMYNLDPQEGGECTLMKQHKLDGSMETTNEILDSASHDCPLVTQTYNTTVATGTHVPSSPTRLGVAHPASAVRELFPSSLFAEENLRPVRRKAPTYSAAVFLTFMNFGK comes from the exons ATGAATGCA GGTGTATATAAGGAGCCACCCCGTGAGCTGGATGATGTGAAAGAGGAGCAAGGAGGGCCTCCTTTTGAGAGGAGCAGGGAGACCCGGAGAACAGTCTGCCCACGGCTCCTAAGTG CTGATACGGAAGATGTGTGCATTGTAGAGAGATTGTTTTCAAGCAGCTTAGTGGCCATCGTCAGCCTCAAAGCTCCTAGAAAGCTAAAAGTTTGCCATTTTAAGAAAGGAACTGAGATCTGCAACTACAGCTACTCAAATACCATACTGGCCGTGAAGCTGAACCGACAG AGGCTGATAGTTTGCCTGGAGGAGTCTCTCTATATACACAACATTCGGGACATGAAAGTACTGCACACGATCAGGGAAACCCCTCCAAACCCTGCAG GCTTGTGTGCACTGTCGATACACAACGACAATGGTTACTTGGCATACCCAGGCAGTGCCACTATTGGAGAGGTGCAGGTCTTCGACACCATGAATTTG AGAGCTGCAAACATGATCCCAGCTCACGACAGTCCTTTGGCAGCACTGGCGTTTGATGCCAGTGGAACCAAGCTTGCCACTGCCTCCGAGAAG GGGACCGTGATTAGAGTATTCTCCATTCCAGAGGGACAAAAACTCTTTGAGTTCCGGAGAGGAGTTAAGAG GTGTGTGAGCATCTGCTCCTTGGCCTTCAGCATGGACAGCATGTTCCTCTCTGCATCTAGCAACACTGAGACTGTGCACATCTTCAAACTTGAGACTGTGAAAGAAAA ACCTCAGGAGGAGCCCACCACCTGGACTGGGTACTTCGGGAAGGTACTCATGGCTTCCACCAGCTACTTGCCCTCCCAAGTAACAGAAATGTTCAACCAGGGCAGAGCCTTTGCCACAGTTCGCCTGCCTTTCTGTGGCCACAAGAACATCTGCTCACTGGCCAC AATTCAGAAGATTCCCCGACTACTGGTGGGAGCTTCCGACGGGTACTTGTACATGTATAACCTGGACCCCCAGGAAGGAGGCGAGTGTACCCTGATGAAACAGCACAA GTTGGATGGAAGCATGGAGACAACCAATGAAATCTTAGACTCAGCCTCTCACGACTGCCCCTTAGTGACTCAGACCTACAACACAACTGTCGCCACAGGTACTCATGTGCCTTCATCTCCGACCAGACTTG GTGTCGCGCATCCAGCATCAGCAGTTCGAGAACTATTCCCATCCTCCCTGTTCGCTGAGGAAAATTTGCGGCCTGTCCGTCGGAAAGCTCCTACTTACTCTGCAGCCGTCTTTTTGACATTtatgaattttggaaaataa
- the WIPI2 gene encoding WD repeat domain phosphoinositide-interacting protein 2 isoform X3, whose amino-acid sequence MVALPLGGPPFSRSWGGTLCADLLSQPLPERSLAVGSKSGYKFFSLSSVDKLEQIYECTDTEDVCIVERLFSSSLVAIVSLKAPRKLKVCHFKKGTEICNYSYSNTILAVKLNRQRLIVCLEESLYIHNIRDMKVLHTIRETPPNPAGLCALSIHNDNGYLAYPGSATIGEVQVFDTMNLRAANMIPAHDSPLAALAFDASGTKLATASEKGTVIRVFSIPEGQKLFEFRRGVKRCVSICSLAFSMDSMFLSASSNTETVHIFKLETVKEKPQEEPTTWTGYFGKVLMASTSYLPSQVTEMFNQGRAFATVRLPFCGHKNICSLATIQKIPRLLVGASDGYLYMYNLDPQEGGECTLMKQHKLDGSMETTNEILDSASHDCPLVTQTYNTTVATGTHVPSSPTRLAYGDELGAVGGACLEEEASALRLEEDSEHPPMILRTD is encoded by the exons GTCCCTAGCTGTTGGTAGTAAGTCCGGTTAtaaatttttctccctttcttctgtgGATAAGCTGGAACAGATCTATGAATGCA CTGATACGGAAGATGTGTGCATTGTAGAGAGATTGTTTTCAAGCAGCTTAGTGGCCATCGTCAGCCTCAAAGCTCCTAGAAAGCTAAAAGTTTGCCATTTTAAGAAAGGAACTGAGATCTGCAACTACAGCTACTCAAATACCATACTGGCCGTGAAGCTGAACCGACAG AGGCTGATAGTTTGCCTGGAGGAGTCTCTCTATATACACAACATTCGGGACATGAAAGTACTGCACACGATCAGGGAAACCCCTCCAAACCCTGCAG GCTTGTGTGCACTGTCGATACACAACGACAATGGTTACTTGGCATACCCAGGCAGTGCCACTATTGGAGAGGTGCAGGTCTTCGACACCATGAATTTG AGAGCTGCAAACATGATCCCAGCTCACGACAGTCCTTTGGCAGCACTGGCGTTTGATGCCAGTGGAACCAAGCTTGCCACTGCCTCCGAGAAG GGGACCGTGATTAGAGTATTCTCCATTCCAGAGGGACAAAAACTCTTTGAGTTCCGGAGAGGAGTTAAGAG GTGTGTGAGCATCTGCTCCTTGGCCTTCAGCATGGACAGCATGTTCCTCTCTGCATCTAGCAACACTGAGACTGTGCACATCTTCAAACTTGAGACTGTGAAAGAAAA ACCTCAGGAGGAGCCCACCACCTGGACTGGGTACTTCGGGAAGGTACTCATGGCTTCCACCAGCTACTTGCCCTCCCAAGTAACAGAAATGTTCAACCAGGGCAGAGCCTTTGCCACAGTTCGCCTGCCTTTCTGTGGCCACAAGAACATCTGCTCACTGGCCAC AATTCAGAAGATTCCCCGACTACTGGTGGGAGCTTCCGACGGGTACTTGTACATGTATAACCTGGACCCCCAGGAAGGAGGCGAGTGTACCCTGATGAAACAGCACAA GTTGGATGGAAGCATGGAGACAACCAATGAAATCTTAGACTCAGCCTCTCACGACTGCCCCTTAGTGACTCAGACCTACAACACAACTGTCGCCACAGGTACTCATGTGCCTTCATCTCCGACCAGACTTG CCTACGGAGACGAGCTGGGGGCCGTGGGCGGCGCATGTCTGGAAGAGGAGGCCAGCGCTCTGCGGCTGGAGGAGGACAGCGAGCATCCTCCTATGATTCTTCGGACGGACTGA
- the WIPI2 gene encoding WD repeat domain phosphoinositide-interacting protein 2 isoform X2, which yields MNLASQSGEAGAGQLLFANFNQDNTSLAVGSKSGYKFFSLSSVDKLEQIYECTDTEDVCIVERLFSSSLVAIVSLKAPRKLKVCHFKKGTEICNYSYSNTILAVKLNRQRLIVCLEESLYIHNIRDMKVLHTIRETPPNPAGLCALSIHNDNGYLAYPGSATIGEVQVFDTMNLRAANMIPAHDSPLAALAFDASGTKLATASEKGTVIRVFSIPEGQKLFEFRRGVKRCVSICSLAFSMDSMFLSASSNTETVHIFKLETVKEKPQEEPTTWTGYFGKVLMASTSYLPSQVTEMFNQGRAFATVRLPFCGHKNICSLATIQKIPRLLVGASDGYLYMYNLDPQEGGECTLMKQHKLDGSMETTNEILDSASHDCPLVTQTYNTTVATGTHVPSSPTRLGVAHPASAVRELFPSSLFAEENLRPVRRKAPTYSAAVFLTFMNFGK from the exons GTCCCTAGCTGTTGGTAGTAAGTCCGGTTAtaaatttttctccctttcttctgtgGATAAGCTGGAACAGATCTATGAATGCA CTGATACGGAAGATGTGTGCATTGTAGAGAGATTGTTTTCAAGCAGCTTAGTGGCCATCGTCAGCCTCAAAGCTCCTAGAAAGCTAAAAGTTTGCCATTTTAAGAAAGGAACTGAGATCTGCAACTACAGCTACTCAAATACCATACTGGCCGTGAAGCTGAACCGACAG AGGCTGATAGTTTGCCTGGAGGAGTCTCTCTATATACACAACATTCGGGACATGAAAGTACTGCACACGATCAGGGAAACCCCTCCAAACCCTGCAG GCTTGTGTGCACTGTCGATACACAACGACAATGGTTACTTGGCATACCCAGGCAGTGCCACTATTGGAGAGGTGCAGGTCTTCGACACCATGAATTTG AGAGCTGCAAACATGATCCCAGCTCACGACAGTCCTTTGGCAGCACTGGCGTTTGATGCCAGTGGAACCAAGCTTGCCACTGCCTCCGAGAAG GGGACCGTGATTAGAGTATTCTCCATTCCAGAGGGACAAAAACTCTTTGAGTTCCGGAGAGGAGTTAAGAG GTGTGTGAGCATCTGCTCCTTGGCCTTCAGCATGGACAGCATGTTCCTCTCTGCATCTAGCAACACTGAGACTGTGCACATCTTCAAACTTGAGACTGTGAAAGAAAA ACCTCAGGAGGAGCCCACCACCTGGACTGGGTACTTCGGGAAGGTACTCATGGCTTCCACCAGCTACTTGCCCTCCCAAGTAACAGAAATGTTCAACCAGGGCAGAGCCTTTGCCACAGTTCGCCTGCCTTTCTGTGGCCACAAGAACATCTGCTCACTGGCCAC AATTCAGAAGATTCCCCGACTACTGGTGGGAGCTTCCGACGGGTACTTGTACATGTATAACCTGGACCCCCAGGAAGGAGGCGAGTGTACCCTGATGAAACAGCACAA GTTGGATGGAAGCATGGAGACAACCAATGAAATCTTAGACTCAGCCTCTCACGACTGCCCCTTAGTGACTCAGACCTACAACACAACTGTCGCCACAGGTACTCATGTGCCTTCATCTCCGACCAGACTTG GTGTCGCGCATCCAGCATCAGCAGTTCGAGAACTATTCCCATCCTCCCTGTTCGCTGAGGAAAATTTGCGGCCTGTCCGTCGGAAAGCTCCTACTTACTCTGCAGCCGTCTTTTTGACATTtatgaattttggaaaataa
- the WIPI2 gene encoding WD repeat domain phosphoinositide-interacting protein 2 isoform X7, translating into MVALPLGGPPFSRSWGGTLCADLLSQPLPERSLAVGSKSGYKFFSLSSVDKLEQIYECTDTEDVCIVERLFSSSLVAIVSLKAPRKLKVCHFKKGTEICNYSYSNTILAVKLNRQRLIVCLEESLYIHNIRDMKVLHTIRETPPNPAGLCALSIHNDNGYLAYPGSATIGEVQVFDTMNLRAANMIPAHDSPLAALAFDASGTKLATASEKGTVIRVFSIPEGQKLFEFRRGVKRCVSICSLAFSMDSMFLSASSNTETVHIFKLETVKEKPQEEPTTWTGYFGKVLMASTSYLPSQVTEMFNQGRAFATVRLPFCGHKNICSLATIQKIPRLLVGASDGYLYMYNLDPQEGGECTLMKQHKLDGSMETTNEILDSASHDCPLVTQTYNTTVATAYGDELGAVGGACLEEEASALRLEEDSEHPPMILRTD; encoded by the exons GTCCCTAGCTGTTGGTAGTAAGTCCGGTTAtaaatttttctccctttcttctgtgGATAAGCTGGAACAGATCTATGAATGCA CTGATACGGAAGATGTGTGCATTGTAGAGAGATTGTTTTCAAGCAGCTTAGTGGCCATCGTCAGCCTCAAAGCTCCTAGAAAGCTAAAAGTTTGCCATTTTAAGAAAGGAACTGAGATCTGCAACTACAGCTACTCAAATACCATACTGGCCGTGAAGCTGAACCGACAG AGGCTGATAGTTTGCCTGGAGGAGTCTCTCTATATACACAACATTCGGGACATGAAAGTACTGCACACGATCAGGGAAACCCCTCCAAACCCTGCAG GCTTGTGTGCACTGTCGATACACAACGACAATGGTTACTTGGCATACCCAGGCAGTGCCACTATTGGAGAGGTGCAGGTCTTCGACACCATGAATTTG AGAGCTGCAAACATGATCCCAGCTCACGACAGTCCTTTGGCAGCACTGGCGTTTGATGCCAGTGGAACCAAGCTTGCCACTGCCTCCGAGAAG GGGACCGTGATTAGAGTATTCTCCATTCCAGAGGGACAAAAACTCTTTGAGTTCCGGAGAGGAGTTAAGAG GTGTGTGAGCATCTGCTCCTTGGCCTTCAGCATGGACAGCATGTTCCTCTCTGCATCTAGCAACACTGAGACTGTGCACATCTTCAAACTTGAGACTGTGAAAGAAAA ACCTCAGGAGGAGCCCACCACCTGGACTGGGTACTTCGGGAAGGTACTCATGGCTTCCACCAGCTACTTGCCCTCCCAAGTAACAGAAATGTTCAACCAGGGCAGAGCCTTTGCCACAGTTCGCCTGCCTTTCTGTGGCCACAAGAACATCTGCTCACTGGCCAC AATTCAGAAGATTCCCCGACTACTGGTGGGAGCTTCCGACGGGTACTTGTACATGTATAACCTGGACCCCCAGGAAGGAGGCGAGTGTACCCTGATGAAACAGCACAA GTTGGATGGAAGCATGGAGACAACCAATGAAATCTTAGACTCAGCCTCTCACGACTGCCCCTTAGTGACTCAGACCTACAACACAACTGTCGCCACAG CCTACGGAGACGAGCTGGGGGCCGTGGGCGGCGCATGTCTGGAAGAGGAGGCCAGCGCTCTGCGGCTGGAGGAGGACAGCGAGCATCCTCCTATGATTCTTCGGACGGACTGA
- the WIPI2 gene encoding WD repeat domain phosphoinositide-interacting protein 2 isoform X5 produces MNLASQSGEAGAGQLLFANFNQDNTSLAVGSKSGYKFFSLSSVDKLEQIYECTDTEDVCIVERLFSSSLVAIVSLKAPRKLKVCHFKKGTEICNYSYSNTILAVKLNRQRLIVCLEESLYIHNIRDMKVLHTIRETPPNPAGLCALSIHNDNGYLAYPGSATIGEVQVFDTMNLRAANMIPAHDSPLAALAFDASGTKLATASEKGTVIRVFSIPEGQKLFEFRRGVKRCVSICSLAFSMDSMFLSASSNTETVHIFKLETVKEKPQEEPTTWTGYFGKVLMASTSYLPSQVTEMFNQGRAFATVRLPFCGHKNICSLATIQKIPRLLVGASDGYLYMYNLDPQEGGECTLMKQHKLDGSMETTNEILDSASHDCPLVTQTYNTTVATGTHVPSSPTRLAYGDELGAVGGACLEEEASALRLEEDSEHPPMILRTD; encoded by the exons GTCCCTAGCTGTTGGTAGTAAGTCCGGTTAtaaatttttctccctttcttctgtgGATAAGCTGGAACAGATCTATGAATGCA CTGATACGGAAGATGTGTGCATTGTAGAGAGATTGTTTTCAAGCAGCTTAGTGGCCATCGTCAGCCTCAAAGCTCCTAGAAAGCTAAAAGTTTGCCATTTTAAGAAAGGAACTGAGATCTGCAACTACAGCTACTCAAATACCATACTGGCCGTGAAGCTGAACCGACAG AGGCTGATAGTTTGCCTGGAGGAGTCTCTCTATATACACAACATTCGGGACATGAAAGTACTGCACACGATCAGGGAAACCCCTCCAAACCCTGCAG GCTTGTGTGCACTGTCGATACACAACGACAATGGTTACTTGGCATACCCAGGCAGTGCCACTATTGGAGAGGTGCAGGTCTTCGACACCATGAATTTG AGAGCTGCAAACATGATCCCAGCTCACGACAGTCCTTTGGCAGCACTGGCGTTTGATGCCAGTGGAACCAAGCTTGCCACTGCCTCCGAGAAG GGGACCGTGATTAGAGTATTCTCCATTCCAGAGGGACAAAAACTCTTTGAGTTCCGGAGAGGAGTTAAGAG GTGTGTGAGCATCTGCTCCTTGGCCTTCAGCATGGACAGCATGTTCCTCTCTGCATCTAGCAACACTGAGACTGTGCACATCTTCAAACTTGAGACTGTGAAAGAAAA ACCTCAGGAGGAGCCCACCACCTGGACTGGGTACTTCGGGAAGGTACTCATGGCTTCCACCAGCTACTTGCCCTCCCAAGTAACAGAAATGTTCAACCAGGGCAGAGCCTTTGCCACAGTTCGCCTGCCTTTCTGTGGCCACAAGAACATCTGCTCACTGGCCAC AATTCAGAAGATTCCCCGACTACTGGTGGGAGCTTCCGACGGGTACTTGTACATGTATAACCTGGACCCCCAGGAAGGAGGCGAGTGTACCCTGATGAAACAGCACAA GTTGGATGGAAGCATGGAGACAACCAATGAAATCTTAGACTCAGCCTCTCACGACTGCCCCTTAGTGACTCAGACCTACAACACAACTGTCGCCACAGGTACTCATGTGCCTTCATCTCCGACCAGACTTG CCTACGGAGACGAGCTGGGGGCCGTGGGCGGCGCATGTCTGGAAGAGGAGGCCAGCGCTCTGCGGCTGGAGGAGGACAGCGAGCATCCTCCTATGATTCTTCGGACGGACTGA
- the WIPI2 gene encoding WD repeat domain phosphoinositide-interacting protein 2 isoform X8 produces MNLASQSGEAGAGQLLFANFNQDNTSLAVGSKSGYKFFSLSSVDKLEQIYECTDTEDVCIVERLFSSSLVAIVSLKAPRKLKVCHFKKGTEICNYSYSNTILAVKLNRQRLIVCLEESLYIHNIRDMKVLHTIRETPPNPAGLCALSIHNDNGYLAYPGSATIGEVQVFDTMNLRAANMIPAHDSPLAALAFDASGTKLATASEKGTVIRVFSIPEGQKLFEFRRGVKRCVSICSLAFSMDSMFLSASSNTETVHIFKLETVKEKPQEEPTTWTGYFGKVLMASTSYLPSQVTEMFNQGRAFATVRLPFCGHKNICSLATIQKIPRLLVGASDGYLYMYNLDPQEGGECTLMKQHKLDGSMETTNEILDSASHDCPLVTQTYNTTVATAYGDELGAVGGACLEEEASALRLEEDSEHPPMILRTD; encoded by the exons GTCCCTAGCTGTTGGTAGTAAGTCCGGTTAtaaatttttctccctttcttctgtgGATAAGCTGGAACAGATCTATGAATGCA CTGATACGGAAGATGTGTGCATTGTAGAGAGATTGTTTTCAAGCAGCTTAGTGGCCATCGTCAGCCTCAAAGCTCCTAGAAAGCTAAAAGTTTGCCATTTTAAGAAAGGAACTGAGATCTGCAACTACAGCTACTCAAATACCATACTGGCCGTGAAGCTGAACCGACAG AGGCTGATAGTTTGCCTGGAGGAGTCTCTCTATATACACAACATTCGGGACATGAAAGTACTGCACACGATCAGGGAAACCCCTCCAAACCCTGCAG GCTTGTGTGCACTGTCGATACACAACGACAATGGTTACTTGGCATACCCAGGCAGTGCCACTATTGGAGAGGTGCAGGTCTTCGACACCATGAATTTG AGAGCTGCAAACATGATCCCAGCTCACGACAGTCCTTTGGCAGCACTGGCGTTTGATGCCAGTGGAACCAAGCTTGCCACTGCCTCCGAGAAG GGGACCGTGATTAGAGTATTCTCCATTCCAGAGGGACAAAAACTCTTTGAGTTCCGGAGAGGAGTTAAGAG GTGTGTGAGCATCTGCTCCTTGGCCTTCAGCATGGACAGCATGTTCCTCTCTGCATCTAGCAACACTGAGACTGTGCACATCTTCAAACTTGAGACTGTGAAAGAAAA ACCTCAGGAGGAGCCCACCACCTGGACTGGGTACTTCGGGAAGGTACTCATGGCTTCCACCAGCTACTTGCCCTCCCAAGTAACAGAAATGTTCAACCAGGGCAGAGCCTTTGCCACAGTTCGCCTGCCTTTCTGTGGCCACAAGAACATCTGCTCACTGGCCAC AATTCAGAAGATTCCCCGACTACTGGTGGGAGCTTCCGACGGGTACTTGTACATGTATAACCTGGACCCCCAGGAAGGAGGCGAGTGTACCCTGATGAAACAGCACAA GTTGGATGGAAGCATGGAGACAACCAATGAAATCTTAGACTCAGCCTCTCACGACTGCCCCTTAGTGACTCAGACCTACAACACAACTGTCGCCACAG CCTACGGAGACGAGCTGGGGGCCGTGGGCGGCGCATGTCTGGAAGAGGAGGCCAGCGCTCTGCGGCTGGAGGAGGACAGCGAGCATCCTCCTATGATTCTTCGGACGGACTGA
- the WIPI2 gene encoding WD repeat domain phosphoinositide-interacting protein 2 isoform X1 — MVALPLGGPPFSRSWGGTLCADLLSQPLPERSLAVGSKSGYKFFSLSSVDKLEQIYECTDTEDVCIVERLFSSSLVAIVSLKAPRKLKVCHFKKGTEICNYSYSNTILAVKLNRQRLIVCLEESLYIHNIRDMKVLHTIRETPPNPAGLCALSIHNDNGYLAYPGSATIGEVQVFDTMNLRAANMIPAHDSPLAALAFDASGTKLATASEKGTVIRVFSIPEGQKLFEFRRGVKRCVSICSLAFSMDSMFLSASSNTETVHIFKLETVKEKPQEEPTTWTGYFGKVLMASTSYLPSQVTEMFNQGRAFATVRLPFCGHKNICSLATIQKIPRLLVGASDGYLYMYNLDPQEGGECTLMKQHKLDGSMETTNEILDSASHDCPLVTQTYNTTVATGTHVPSSPTRLGVAHPASAVRELFPSSLFAEENLRPVRRKAPTYSAAVFLTFMNFGK, encoded by the exons GTCCCTAGCTGTTGGTAGTAAGTCCGGTTAtaaatttttctccctttcttctgtgGATAAGCTGGAACAGATCTATGAATGCA CTGATACGGAAGATGTGTGCATTGTAGAGAGATTGTTTTCAAGCAGCTTAGTGGCCATCGTCAGCCTCAAAGCTCCTAGAAAGCTAAAAGTTTGCCATTTTAAGAAAGGAACTGAGATCTGCAACTACAGCTACTCAAATACCATACTGGCCGTGAAGCTGAACCGACAG AGGCTGATAGTTTGCCTGGAGGAGTCTCTCTATATACACAACATTCGGGACATGAAAGTACTGCACACGATCAGGGAAACCCCTCCAAACCCTGCAG GCTTGTGTGCACTGTCGATACACAACGACAATGGTTACTTGGCATACCCAGGCAGTGCCACTATTGGAGAGGTGCAGGTCTTCGACACCATGAATTTG AGAGCTGCAAACATGATCCCAGCTCACGACAGTCCTTTGGCAGCACTGGCGTTTGATGCCAGTGGAACCAAGCTTGCCACTGCCTCCGAGAAG GGGACCGTGATTAGAGTATTCTCCATTCCAGAGGGACAAAAACTCTTTGAGTTCCGGAGAGGAGTTAAGAG GTGTGTGAGCATCTGCTCCTTGGCCTTCAGCATGGACAGCATGTTCCTCTCTGCATCTAGCAACACTGAGACTGTGCACATCTTCAAACTTGAGACTGTGAAAGAAAA ACCTCAGGAGGAGCCCACCACCTGGACTGGGTACTTCGGGAAGGTACTCATGGCTTCCACCAGCTACTTGCCCTCCCAAGTAACAGAAATGTTCAACCAGGGCAGAGCCTTTGCCACAGTTCGCCTGCCTTTCTGTGGCCACAAGAACATCTGCTCACTGGCCAC AATTCAGAAGATTCCCCGACTACTGGTGGGAGCTTCCGACGGGTACTTGTACATGTATAACCTGGACCCCCAGGAAGGAGGCGAGTGTACCCTGATGAAACAGCACAA GTTGGATGGAAGCATGGAGACAACCAATGAAATCTTAGACTCAGCCTCTCACGACTGCCCCTTAGTGACTCAGACCTACAACACAACTGTCGCCACAGGTACTCATGTGCCTTCATCTCCGACCAGACTTG GTGTCGCGCATCCAGCATCAGCAGTTCGAGAACTATTCCCATCCTCCCTGTTCGCTGAGGAAAATTTGCGGCCTGTCCGTCGGAAAGCTCCTACTTACTCTGCAGCCGTCTTTTTGACATTtatgaattttggaaaataa